The Aureispira anguillae genome contains a region encoding:
- a CDS encoding DUF4386 domain-containing protein, which yields MNSNSKTARLAGFLYLLVIIFGIFAQLVVRSKLFIPHDPNGTVQNILTNQQLFRLGFMSDLMMLIAYFFLPLVLYQLLKFVHKEQAILMVLCSMIGVSIMCINMLNHFAVLLILRDHNPLGAFNTAQINGLVSFFLDMHKHGYRIAQIFFGLWLFPLGYLVYHSNLIPKIIGTFLMISCVSFLIDFFLFFLLPSYTQELSDLVTFPTIIGEFSICLWLLIKGVRTTTT from the coding sequence ATGAACTCAAATTCTAAAACAGCAAGATTGGCTGGCTTCTTATATTTACTGGTTATCATTTTTGGTATATTTGCACAGTTAGTCGTTCGTTCCAAGCTTTTTATTCCTCATGATCCCAATGGAACTGTTCAAAACATTCTTACCAATCAACAGCTCTTTAGGCTTGGTTTTATGAGCGATTTAATGATGCTAATTGCTTATTTTTTCTTGCCGCTAGTCCTTTATCAGCTACTTAAGTTTGTCCATAAAGAGCAGGCCATTTTAATGGTTCTTTGTTCTATGATTGGGGTTTCAATTATGTGCATCAATATGTTAAATCACTTTGCTGTACTGCTAATTTTAAGAGATCACAACCCGTTAGGAGCTTTTAACACTGCGCAAATTAATGGCTTGGTTTCCTTTTTTCTCGATATGCACAAACACGGCTATCGCATTGCACAAATCTTTTTTGGCTTGTGGTTATTTCCATTGGGTTATTTAGTTTACCATTCCAATTTAATTCCTAAAATAATTGGCACCTTTTTGATGATTTCTTGCGTTTCTTTTTTGATCGACTTCTTTTTGTTTTTTCTACTTCCCAGTTATACCCAAGAACTCTCCGACCTAGTGACTTTTCCAACCATCATTGGAGAATTTTCAATTTGTTTATGGCTTTTAATCAAAGGTGTTCGAACAACTACTACTTAA
- a CDS encoding RNA polymerase sigma factor — MLEDKNNDLLKRLRLDDQAALKVIFQEHYPTVYRAIYRIVSDQGIAEDLAQDVFMRFWEKRHKINIQGAIGAYIRRMAVNEALGYIRKHKKYTIEEMADHHSSATTSGEDMYMDNELQAQVNKAIDTLPPKCKTVFMLSRFEELSYKEISQKLDISPKTVENQISKALKTLRTALKTYLSSIVYILSFFLFYN, encoded by the coding sequence ATGCTAGAGGATAAAAACAACGATTTACTAAAACGATTGAGATTGGACGATCAAGCTGCTTTGAAAGTGATTTTTCAAGAACACTACCCTACAGTTTATCGGGCTATCTATCGTATTGTATCAGATCAAGGAATTGCAGAAGATTTAGCACAAGATGTTTTTATGCGTTTCTGGGAAAAACGGCATAAGATTAATATTCAAGGAGCGATAGGCGCTTATATACGCCGTATGGCAGTTAATGAGGCTTTGGGCTATATTCGCAAGCATAAAAAATATACCATAGAAGAAATGGCAGACCATCATAGTTCTGCTACCACTAGTGGAGAAGATATGTATATGGATAATGAGCTACAAGCGCAAGTTAATAAAGCCATCGATACACTTCCTCCGAAATGCAAAACGGTTTTTATGTTAAGTCGTTTTGAAGAACTTTCTTATAAAGAAATTAGCCAAAAATTGGACATCTCTCCCAAAACGGTTGAGAACCAAATTTCAAAGGCCCTCAAAACACTTAGAACAGCCCTCAAAACATATTTAAGCAGCATTGTATATATTCTTTCGTTTTTTTTGTTTTATAATTAA
- a CDS encoding FecR family protein, with translation MSNDKYFNLLSKVLLGNASSEEEKVLEQWTKEDHENQAFVEETTKVWNLSENYAENLPVDTDLAWSKFETKFNQKYPEQKTVIRSLLTWKVAAAVIGLIALSFWWIYQKDSMVLAPMAQIETGKKEQKEITLPDGSVVMLNEGSSLSYKKSFTTRSVHLKGEAFFEVTKQAGEPFEIITTTTKTTVLGTSFNVRAYENKDVEVAVLTGKVAVEGRKGRKEKVLLLPNEAAVYKIEENTIEKETQVGVNSIAWKTQELVFKNTELSEVIKTLEQYFEVEITGDRKILNCHYTGTFRNSNLDEIFNTIAFTFPTDLKIKKVNKKYILIGQGCE, from the coding sequence ATGAGTAATGACAAATATTTTAATCTTCTTAGTAAGGTTTTATTGGGGAATGCTTCTTCTGAAGAAGAGAAAGTATTAGAACAGTGGACAAAAGAAGATCATGAAAATCAAGCTTTCGTTGAGGAAACCACAAAAGTGTGGAACTTGTCTGAAAATTATGCCGAAAATTTGCCAGTTGATACGGATTTAGCTTGGAGCAAGTTTGAAACAAAATTTAATCAAAAATATCCTGAACAAAAAACGGTCATACGATCCTTACTAACTTGGAAAGTTGCTGCTGCCGTTATTGGATTGATTGCTTTAAGTTTTTGGTGGATTTATCAGAAGGATTCAATGGTGCTTGCTCCTATGGCACAAATAGAAACAGGCAAGAAGGAGCAAAAAGAAATTACGTTACCAGATGGATCTGTTGTGATGCTTAATGAGGGGTCTAGCCTTTCTTATAAAAAAAGCTTTACAACTAGAAGTGTTCACTTAAAAGGAGAAGCCTTTTTTGAAGTCACCAAACAAGCTGGTGAACCGTTTGAAATTATTACAACTACTACCAAAACAACAGTTTTAGGTACCTCTTTTAATGTTCGTGCTTACGAAAATAAAGATGTAGAGGTAGCTGTATTAACGGGAAAAGTAGCAGTAGAAGGACGCAAAGGAAGAAAAGAGAAGGTGCTTTTATTACCGAATGAAGCAGCAGTGTATAAGATAGAAGAGAACACGATAGAGAAGGAAACACAGGTTGGAGTCAACTCAATTGCATGGAAAACGCAAGAATTGGTGTTTAAAAATACAGAATTGAGTGAAGTAATTAAAACCTTAGAGCAGTATTTTGAGGTAGAAATTACTGGCGATCGAAAAATATTAAATTGCCATTATACGGGAACGTTTAGAAATTCAAATCTAGATGAAATATTTAATACCATTGCCTTTACGTTTCCGACAGATTTGAAAATAAAAAAAGTTAATAAAAAATATATCCTTATTGGTCAAGGATGTGAATAA